Proteins encoded within one genomic window of Actinoplanes octamycinicus:
- a CDS encoding DUF6192 family protein: MVATIGQVTQQRYDELVAQSRDLVREHGRIQFKLGDNALEIEPMGRHGGSQPLQMPGLGVTEALRMFAEDIGVAPDTMKNWRWVASRWPVDQRRDDVPFHIHRLLASIADADQRFALIGEPPVLARTGERRWSEDEAKRRVGWQVTRPETVQEKVLAVHALVDDDEVATRVATDLLRRPKVAFKAAGETTVQEKVGAVHELVRDDEVASQIATDLLRRPEVAARAMTDTTARHLVNRAQADQARQGTELIRQRTPALQHIEHTGEFLDLVGACAQFVASAGRIVPGLRGQNYTEDEKATVQRNLARVRAAADWIEGAVATGQITPEEGLARLLAGE; this comes from the coding sequence ATGGTGGCGACTATCGGGCAGGTAACCCAGCAGCGGTATGACGAGCTGGTCGCGCAGTCGCGGGACCTGGTGCGTGAGCACGGCCGCATCCAGTTCAAGTTGGGTGACAACGCGCTGGAGATCGAGCCGATGGGCCGGCATGGCGGCTCGCAGCCGCTCCAGATGCCCGGACTTGGCGTGACCGAGGCGTTGCGGATGTTTGCCGAGGACATCGGGGTGGCGCCGGACACGATGAAGAACTGGCGGTGGGTGGCGTCGCGATGGCCGGTCGACCAGCGCCGCGACGACGTGCCGTTCCACATCCACCGTCTGTTGGCCTCGATCGCCGATGCCGATCAGCGGTTCGCGTTGATCGGTGAGCCGCCGGTGCTGGCCCGGACCGGTGAGCGCCGATGGTCCGAGGACGAGGCGAAGCGGCGGGTGGGCTGGCAGGTGACCCGGCCGGAGACGGTTCAGGAGAAGGTCCTCGCGGTGCACGCGCTGGTCGACGATGACGAGGTTGCCACCCGGGTCGCCACTGATCTGCTGCGCCGGCCCAAGGTCGCGTTCAAGGCGGCGGGCGAGACGACGGTACAAGAAAAGGTCGGTGCGGTGCACGAGCTGGTCCGTGACGATGAGGTCGCCTCGCAGATCGCCACGGATCTGCTGCGCCGGCCGGAGGTCGCGGCGCGGGCGATGACCGACACTACGGCCCGGCACCTGGTCAACCGTGCTCAGGCCGACCAGGCCCGGCAGGGTACCGAGCTGATTCGGCAGCGGACGCCGGCGCTTCAGCACATCGAGCACACCGGTGAGTTCCTCGACCTGGTGGGTGCGTGCGCGCAGTTCGTCGCGTCCGCCGGCCGTATCGTTCCGGGCCTGCGCGGGCAGAACTACACCGAGGACGAGAAGGCGACGGTGCAGCGCAACCTCGCGAGGGTGCGGGCGGCCGCGGATTGGATCGAGGGTGCGGTGGCCACCGGCCAGATCACCCCGGAGGAGGGCCTGGCCCGCCTCCTGGCCGGCGAGTAG
- a CDS encoding aquaporin: MVVPLLRRRLIAEFLGTMLLLVTVVGVSGMAARLSPDDAGLRLLENSSTVALGLAAIIFALAPISGAHFNPVVSAADWFLGRRHGTGLTRIELIGYVGAQVTGAAAGAVLGNLMVDRPAVTLADTARDGGHLLLSEVVATAGLLVLIAALVRSSRGSHGPVAVGAYIGAACWFTSSTCFTNPAVTLGRMLTSTEAGIAPRSAAAFAGAQLVGSAVACLLVPALYPDTVATAAPVPVSPAGSGGDRPPAVVPERSGPAPVRGDAAWPKPGVTAEADHAGCCSACSASVDERLGRPPLVLGG, translated from the coding sequence ATGGTCGTCCCGCTGCTTCGCCGGCGACTGATCGCCGAGTTTCTCGGCACGATGCTGCTGCTGGTGACCGTGGTCGGGGTGAGCGGCATGGCCGCCCGCCTGTCCCCCGACGACGCCGGGCTCAGGCTGCTGGAGAACTCCAGCACGGTCGCGCTCGGCCTGGCCGCGATCATCTTCGCGCTGGCGCCGATCTCCGGGGCACATTTCAACCCGGTGGTGTCCGCCGCCGACTGGTTTCTCGGCCGCCGGCACGGCACCGGCCTCACCAGGATCGAGCTGATCGGGTACGTCGGCGCGCAGGTCACCGGGGCCGCCGCCGGGGCCGTCCTCGGGAACCTGATGGTCGACCGACCGGCCGTGACGCTGGCGGACACCGCCCGTGACGGCGGGCATCTACTGCTCAGCGAGGTGGTCGCCACCGCCGGCCTGCTGGTGCTGATCGCCGCGCTGGTGCGCAGCAGCCGCGGCAGCCACGGTCCGGTTGCCGTCGGCGCCTACATCGGGGCAGCCTGTTGGTTCACCTCGTCGACCTGCTTCACCAACCCGGCGGTCACCCTGGGGCGGATGCTGACCAGCACCGAAGCAGGTATCGCGCCCCGCTCGGCCGCCGCCTTCGCCGGGGCCCAGCTCGTCGGCTCGGCGGTGGCCTGCCTGCTCGTGCCGGCGCTGTACCCGGACACCGTCGCGACCGCAGCGCCGGTCCCGGTGTCACCGGCAGGATCCGGCGGTGACCGCCCGCCCGCGGTCGTACCGGAACGATCTGGCCCGGCCCCGGTCCGGGGCGATGCCGCCTGGCCGAAACCGGGCGTCACCGCGGAGGCGGATCATGCCGGATGCTGTTCAGCGTGCAGCGCGAGCGTCGATGAGCGCCTGGGCCGGCCGCCTCTCGTCCTCGGTGGATGA
- a CDS encoding DUF1918 domain-containing protein: MNARTGDRIVIEGNREGEVRRVGVITAVGHPDGRPPYHVRWLEDGHTSVIFPGPEARIEPAGGVQAATGR, encoded by the coding sequence GTGAACGCTCGTACCGGTGACCGGATCGTCATCGAAGGCAATCGGGAAGGCGAGGTCCGCCGGGTCGGGGTGATCACCGCCGTCGGGCACCCGGACGGACGTCCGCCTTACCACGTGCGCTGGCTCGAGGACGGACACACCAGCGTGATCTTCCCCGGTCCGGAGGCGCGCATCGAGCCCGCCGGTGGCGTCCAGGCGGCGACGGGACGCTGA
- a CDS encoding GyrI-like domain-containing protein, which yields MKHYTTNATDPAVCDAELAIRLPIRLFGLRAEVGVHGLRTFPLRMLPIVAAALHRLGVPPRGPAMSLLRPLDDGRFEVTAAYPTRVPRLVGKPFVSPRLPGGPAAQVLHLGSWNSLLGSYDRLSEWLAAHRIRAVPVMWEEYLVGPDQVDDPAAWRTRIAVPVPAEVAAAERRTPRVRGGLAAATHQTG from the coding sequence ATGAAGCACTACACCACCAACGCGACGGATCCGGCGGTGTGCGACGCCGAGCTGGCGATCCGGCTGCCGATTCGCCTGTTCGGCCTCCGCGCCGAAGTAGGCGTGCACGGCCTGCGAACCTTCCCGCTGCGGATGCTGCCCATCGTCGCGGCGGCGCTGCATCGCCTGGGCGTACCGCCACGAGGGCCGGCCATGTCGCTGTTGCGCCCGCTCGACGATGGCAGGTTCGAGGTGACCGCGGCCTATCCGACCAGGGTGCCGCGCCTCGTCGGCAAGCCCTTCGTCAGCCCTCGGCTGCCCGGCGGCCCGGCGGCGCAGGTCCTTCACCTCGGCTCCTGGAACAGCCTGCTGGGCAGCTACGACCGGCTCAGCGAGTGGCTCGCCGCACACCGGATCAGAGCTGTGCCGGTCATGTGGGAGGAGTACCTGGTCGGGCCCGATCAGGTGGACGACCCCGCAGCGTGGCGGACCCGGATCGCGGTACCCGTGCCGGCCGAGGTCGCCGCGGCGGAGCGCAGAACCCCGCGGGTCCGGGGCGGGCTCGCGGCGGCCACCCACCAGACAGGGTGA
- a CDS encoding universal stress protein translates to MSHQKIIVGYDGSAPARTAAAWALDHAARTASPVEFLYAFEEPLWMPAASMVPAPAVRPPADLEQSIAAMLDQVVSAARRTHPGVDSRATTVRAYAGLTLIDRSADAGLIVIGCRGHSAVAELLGSVSAAVSAHARCPVVVVRGDAASGAPVVAGIDGSETSAEVLTFAAEQAAARAVPLRVIGAFAPVTAIGETGPAIARSVNAEERKPFDDLVGELRSAQPGIDITADAVIRHPAAALTEASATAQLLVVGSRGRGVVRGLLLGSVSQHLLRHSACTVAVIH, encoded by the coding sequence ATGAGCCATCAAAAGATCATCGTTGGGTACGACGGGTCCGCTCCGGCCCGGACGGCGGCCGCCTGGGCGCTGGACCATGCCGCTCGCACCGCCTCGCCGGTCGAGTTCCTGTACGCCTTCGAGGAGCCGCTCTGGATGCCGGCGGCGAGCATGGTTCCCGCGCCCGCGGTGCGCCCACCGGCCGACCTCGAACAGAGCATCGCCGCCATGTTGGACCAAGTCGTGTCGGCTGCGCGGCGGACACATCCCGGCGTGGACAGCCGAGCTACGACGGTACGCGCATACGCCGGGCTGACCCTGATCGATCGGTCCGCCGACGCCGGGTTGATCGTGATCGGCTGCCGCGGGCACAGCGCGGTGGCGGAACTGCTCGGCTCGGTCAGCGCCGCGGTCAGCGCGCACGCTCGTTGCCCGGTCGTGGTGGTGCGCGGCGACGCCGCCTCCGGCGCGCCGGTCGTCGCCGGCATCGACGGCTCCGAGACCTCAGCGGAGGTGCTGACCTTCGCCGCCGAGCAGGCCGCCGCCCGCGCGGTGCCGCTGCGGGTGATCGGCGCGTTCGCGCCGGTGACCGCGATCGGGGAGACCGGCCCGGCCATCGCGCGCTCGGTGAACGCCGAGGAACGCAAGCCGTTCGACGATCTGGTCGGCGAACTGCGCTCGGCACAACCGGGGATCGACATCACGGCCGACGCCGTGATCCGGCATCCGGCCGCCGCTTTGACCGAGGCCAGCGCGACGGCGCAACTGCTTGTGGTGGGTAGTCGCGGGCGCGGGGTGGTGCGAGGTCTGTTGCTCGGTTCGGTGAGCCAGCACCTGCTGCGCCACTCGGCCTGCACCGTGGCCGTGATCCACTGA
- a CDS encoding carboxylate-amine ligase gives MMSHSPRPLMAGRSAVPEPTAVTFGVEEEFLLLDPHSGRPVPAGPALLHRLREQPGPRAELMRYQVETTTAVCRGADELRREISRLRTLAAAGARSLGCALVASGMAPYGAPGLSALSDSPRYRGLALRYPALTAQFGCCSCHVHVGVATRDLGVQVLARLRPWLATLLAISANSPIADGHDTGWASHRYSVVAQWPTGRPPGEWQDAAEYDRVIQQLLRRGAAMDERSVYLLARLSPRYPTVEVRVADSCADADTTVLIAILVRALVAAAVTEIRAGLALTPVPSPRLVAGLLAAARNGLTGAGVDPMSGRTVPAWDLVAGLVDHVRGTLADLGDAETVTGLLEQLRRRGTGAHRQRILWTGTTSAAEVVAGLAAVTAAPPTTPARRPASGHRSHAGSGSLRS, from the coding sequence ATGATGTCCCACTCTCCGCGGCCGCTGATGGCGGGCCGGTCGGCCGTACCGGAGCCCACCGCCGTGACCTTCGGGGTGGAGGAGGAGTTTCTCCTGCTCGACCCGCACAGCGGCCGGCCGGTGCCGGCCGGCCCCGCGCTGCTGCACAGGCTGCGCGAGCAACCCGGTCCACGGGCGGAGCTGATGCGCTATCAAGTGGAGACCACCACCGCCGTCTGTCGCGGCGCCGACGAGCTGCGACGGGAGATCTCCCGGTTGCGGACGCTGGCCGCGGCCGGCGCTCGATCGCTGGGCTGTGCGCTGGTCGCCAGCGGGATGGCACCTTACGGCGCGCCCGGACTGTCCGCGCTCAGCGATTCACCGCGCTACCGGGGCCTGGCGCTGCGGTATCCGGCGCTGACCGCGCAGTTCGGCTGTTGCAGCTGCCATGTCCACGTCGGGGTCGCGACTCGGGACCTCGGCGTCCAGGTGCTCGCCCGGCTGCGGCCCTGGCTGGCCACTCTGCTGGCGATCAGCGCCAACTCCCCCATCGCCGATGGTCACGACACCGGCTGGGCGAGCCACCGGTACTCGGTGGTGGCCCAGTGGCCGACCGGCCGCCCGCCCGGGGAGTGGCAGGACGCCGCCGAATACGATCGCGTGATTCAGCAGCTGCTGCGCCGTGGTGCGGCGATGGACGAGCGCAGCGTCTATCTGCTCGCCCGCCTGTCGCCGCGCTACCCGACCGTCGAGGTGCGCGTCGCCGACTCCTGCGCCGACGCCGACACGACCGTGCTGATCGCCATCCTGGTCCGGGCCCTGGTCGCGGCCGCGGTCACCGAGATCCGGGCGGGGCTGGCCCTGACCCCGGTGCCGTCTCCCCGGCTGGTCGCCGGATTGCTCGCCGCAGCCCGGAACGGGCTCACCGGCGCGGGCGTGGATCCGATGTCCGGCCGTACGGTGCCGGCCTGGGATCTCGTCGCCGGGCTCGTCGACCACGTGCGGGGCACGCTCGCCGATCTCGGTGACGCGGAGACCGTCACCGGTCTGCTCGAGCAGCTGCGCCGGCGCGGCACCGGCGCACATCGGCAGCGCATCCTCTGGACGGGTACCACATCGGCCGCCGAGGTGGTCGCCGGGCTGGCGGCGGTGACCGCCGCCCCACCCACGACGCCCGCTCGCCGGCCGGCCTCCGGCCACCGATCGCATGCCGGGAGCGGATCCCTGCGGTCCTGA